Proteins encoded within one genomic window of Sphaerotilus montanus:
- a CDS encoding acyltransferase, giving the protein MQITKLAPYSDEDNNTIQYNATSTPPVNINFKGKNNRLIIHGDAEISKLVISFDCDDGYCEIGKGHFKGTIRIGQSCKVIIGDGVTCTSECYISSAEFTEVKIGSDVMIASQVEIRADDAHPIFDVTTKKRINLPRPISIGNHVWIGAFAKVLGGTTIGNGSVIGLGSIVKRKIPNNCIATGVPAKVTRKNIAWERPHLTLAKPYFKPDADSIKTGNYWNLTEEDIPAEIQDTPQDQAATSQAIGTF; this is encoded by the coding sequence ATGCAAATAACCAAACTAGCACCGTATTCAGACGAAGATAACAACACCATCCAATACAACGCAACTTCAACCCCCCCGGTGAATATAAATTTCAAAGGGAAGAACAACAGACTTATAATTCATGGCGACGCAGAAATATCGAAACTTGTTATTTCATTTGACTGCGACGATGGTTACTGCGAGATAGGAAAAGGCCATTTCAAGGGAACCATACGGATTGGTCAATCATGCAAGGTGATTATAGGCGATGGGGTGACATGCACTAGCGAGTGCTATATTTCATCAGCAGAATTTACTGAGGTGAAAATCGGATCTGACGTCATGATTGCATCCCAGGTTGAAATCAGAGCAGATGATGCACACCCCATTTTTGATGTCACCACAAAAAAGCGCATAAATTTGCCTCGCCCAATTTCTATCGGGAATCACGTATGGATTGGCGCCTTCGCAAAGGTATTAGGTGGAACAACGATTGGAAATGGTAGCGTGATCGGCCTCGGAAGTATTGTCAAACGGAAAATTCCGAACAACTGCATCGCTACCGGAGTTCCAGCGAAAGTCACACGGAAGAATATTGCCTGGGAACGGCCACATTTGACCTTGGCGAAGCCATATTTTAAACCTGATGCCGACTCGATAAAAACCGGAAACTACTGGAATCTCACTGAAGAGGACATTCCGGCTGAAATCCAGGACACCCCCCAGGATCAAGCAGCGACATCGCAGGCAATCGGCACGTTCTAG
- a CDS encoding CDP-glycerol glycerophosphotransferase family protein: MNKKLRKFIRSPRLFIKDMLIKRQAKKAPVVNKITGNHKFSVVSAVYNVGRYLDKYFESLINQRLDFKDHLQLVLVDDGSIDNSAEIIKKWQQRYPENIVYLHKENGGQASARNLGIRHASHKWVTFIDPDDFVNQDYFLGLSTFIDKNKSSDLRMIGCHQIFYMEKTDKFKDDHPLRYKFINGNKVFPIADMGTNIQLSAATAIFHRSTILDNELAFDSRVKPNFEDGLFIAQYLAACPSGSVGFVKDAIYYYRKREDGTSTLDTSWQHPGRLGAVLEHGYLGAFAAFDSHEKIPVHIQRTVLYDIVWIVRQLMDRPQAHAFLTQEQRTRGMDLLREVCAHIGVETVMQFELAGCWFMHKLAILESLKGTPPPFQIAYIEEMDEVKQQVLITIYTGTKAPILSYQRDGVDIIPDHLKVVEHKMLDEDFLHCWRCWLPLVGGTGKLAVKINGKSARLSLGGKLHQDTLPVGDIRKHFSSRTPRRRSVPRYENCWLLMDRDTHADDNAEHLYRHIARTDPSKNIFFVLDENSFDWDRLSRDGFKLLAYGSVEHRSAATCASKIISSHADAYVVDLLGKSTPVNQHFVFLQHGVIKDDLSGWLNKKKIHCFVTSAGREHQSIGGNAGAYNVGSKETVLTGMPRHDRLKSLADACEPNDILIMPTWRSALMAAPTGTSAKRVLVDNAAESTYATAWVGLLNDPDLKRMAEQAGKRIVFFPHANMQAILEQLQIPEHIHVCSHAGTSIQELFASATMLITDYSSVAFEVAMINRPVVYYQFDEKEFFDQQSSYTRGYFDYRQDGFGPVVTAHTEVIAAVDEILENNGSWHEAYGPRIQNFFTFQDNDNCARVVAAIEALDEPRGEAEENASARMLRSLAATAYQLGDLDLAARRYRRLMEMEILLTMEEVSRYLEIVESQAPVWFGKKDYERCMKSAKIAVRKAEEHHLQTPDMILAIQAASASAQKQWGLAAELWTARLTNDPDAPFAAAEALKHQGWLHEASVLLTRAGVRLPSSRNEYQLAADLAVGTGDWKRAADLLLDMVFDYKDNKSVAVIERALKLYETHAAQNHLNLGETVELWTTHASRDSSMLYAIAGALYRQEKHALGYTTLGSRLMRAPVSQAEWQLLADLAIASSDWGAAADALRLIAVRYSSSCPVDTLDKALDLYQKCKERADSDSTVHYQEETS, translated from the coding sequence ATGAACAAGAAGCTTCGCAAATTCATCCGGTCTCCGCGCCTTTTCATCAAGGACATGCTGATCAAGCGCCAAGCCAAAAAGGCGCCGGTGGTCAACAAGATCACTGGAAATCACAAATTCTCCGTGGTATCGGCCGTCTACAACGTCGGTCGATATCTTGACAAATACTTCGAGAGTCTGATCAACCAGCGCCTGGATTTCAAGGATCATCTGCAACTGGTTCTAGTGGACGACGGATCGATCGACAACTCTGCAGAAATAATAAAAAAATGGCAGCAGCGTTACCCGGAAAATATTGTCTATCTCCACAAGGAAAACGGCGGCCAAGCTTCCGCCAGAAACCTCGGAATCCGACACGCATCGCACAAATGGGTTACCTTCATAGATCCGGATGACTTTGTCAATCAAGACTATTTTCTAGGCCTCTCCACCTTCATCGACAAGAACAAGAGTTCAGATCTCAGGATGATCGGATGCCATCAGATCTTCTACATGGAGAAAACCGACAAGTTCAAGGACGACCATCCTCTGCGGTACAAGTTCATCAATGGCAACAAGGTATTCCCCATCGCGGACATGGGAACCAACATCCAGTTGTCAGCGGCTACAGCCATTTTCCATCGATCAACCATCCTGGACAACGAACTCGCATTCGACTCCAGAGTCAAGCCCAACTTCGAAGACGGACTGTTCATTGCACAGTACCTCGCAGCATGCCCGTCCGGGTCGGTGGGCTTCGTCAAGGACGCGATTTACTATTACCGGAAGCGCGAAGACGGAACCTCGACTCTCGACACGTCATGGCAACACCCGGGACGTCTGGGCGCGGTGCTGGAGCACGGCTATCTGGGTGCATTTGCCGCCTTTGACAGCCATGAGAAGATTCCAGTGCATATCCAGCGCACGGTGCTGTATGACATCGTGTGGATCGTCAGACAACTCATGGACCGTCCACAGGCACATGCCTTCCTGACGCAGGAGCAGCGTACTCGCGGAATGGATCTGTTGCGTGAGGTCTGTGCCCACATCGGCGTCGAGACGGTCATGCAGTTTGAACTGGCAGGGTGCTGGTTCATGCACAAGCTCGCGATACTGGAATCACTGAAAGGCACTCCACCACCGTTCCAGATCGCATACATCGAGGAAATGGATGAAGTCAAGCAGCAGGTATTGATCACCATCTACACAGGCACCAAAGCGCCTATCCTGAGCTATCAGCGTGACGGAGTCGACATCATCCCCGACCACCTCAAGGTCGTCGAACACAAGATGTTGGACGAAGATTTCCTGCATTGCTGGCGATGCTGGTTACCGCTGGTTGGAGGAACCGGCAAGCTTGCCGTCAAGATCAACGGCAAGAGCGCCAGACTGTCGCTTGGTGGGAAACTCCATCAAGACACGCTGCCAGTAGGAGATATCCGCAAGCATTTCTCCAGCCGCACACCCCGTCGGCGGTCTGTGCCGAGGTATGAAAACTGTTGGCTGCTCATGGATCGTGATACCCATGCAGACGACAACGCGGAGCATCTCTATCGGCATATCGCTCGAACCGATCCGTCGAAGAACATATTCTTCGTTCTGGACGAAAACTCGTTCGACTGGGATCGCCTCTCCCGAGACGGTTTCAAGCTACTGGCCTATGGCTCAGTCGAGCACCGGTCCGCTGCAACATGTGCCAGCAAGATCATCAGCTCGCACGCAGACGCTTACGTCGTGGACCTGCTAGGCAAATCGACGCCTGTCAATCAGCACTTTGTCTTCCTCCAGCACGGAGTAATTAAAGATGACCTTTCTGGGTGGCTAAACAAGAAGAAAATCCATTGTTTCGTGACATCCGCCGGGCGAGAGCATCAATCGATCGGAGGAAATGCAGGAGCCTACAACGTCGGCTCAAAGGAAACAGTGCTGACAGGAATGCCCAGGCATGATCGCCTGAAATCTCTCGCCGATGCGTGTGAACCAAACGATATTCTGATAATGCCGACGTGGCGCAGTGCACTGATGGCTGCACCTACCGGCACCAGCGCGAAAAGAGTCTTGGTCGACAATGCCGCCGAGTCAACCTATGCGACAGCATGGGTTGGCCTGCTGAATGACCCGGATCTCAAGCGCATGGCCGAGCAAGCGGGGAAACGGATCGTCTTCTTCCCACATGCAAACATGCAGGCAATCCTAGAGCAACTGCAGATCCCGGAGCACATTCACGTCTGCTCACACGCTGGCACTTCCATCCAAGAGCTTTTTGCTTCAGCCACCATGCTGATCACCGATTATTCCTCTGTCGCATTCGAAGTGGCGATGATTAATCGACCGGTCGTCTACTACCAGTTCGACGAGAAGGAATTTTTTGATCAGCAGAGCAGCTATACACGGGGCTATTTCGACTATCGTCAGGACGGTTTTGGGCCCGTCGTTACTGCGCACACTGAAGTCATTGCGGCAGTAGACGAAATACTGGAGAACAATGGTTCATGGCACGAAGCCTACGGCCCACGCATCCAGAACTTCTTCACGTTTCAGGATAACGATAACTGTGCACGAGTCGTTGCCGCCATCGAAGCACTGGATGAGCCAAGGGGCGAAGCGGAGGAAAATGCAAGCGCCCGGATGCTACGTTCTCTCGCAGCCACGGCTTACCAACTTGGAGACCTTGACCTCGCGGCCCGCAGATACCGTCGACTCATGGAAATGGAGATTTTGCTGACAATGGAAGAGGTTTCCAGATACCTTGAAATTGTCGAGTCTCAGGCGCCTGTCTGGTTCGGTAAAAAGGACTATGAACGCTGCATGAAGAGCGCCAAGATTGCAGTACGGAAAGCGGAAGAACATCACCTCCAAACACCAGACATGATTCTGGCCATACAAGCCGCATCCGCATCCGCTCAGAAGCAGTGGGGGTTAGCGGCCGAGTTGTGGACCGCACGGCTGACGAATGATCCCGATGCACCGTTCGCGGCGGCAGAGGCGCTCAAGCACCAGGGATGGCTGCACGAAGCGTCAGTGCTGCTCACGCGCGCGGGTGTCCGACTGCCTAGCTCCAGGAACGAGTATCAATTGGCAGCCGACCTTGCAGTCGGTACCGGCGACTGGAAGCGTGCTGCTGATCTGCTGCTCGACATGGTCTTCGACTACAAGGACAACAAGTCCGTGGCCGTCATAGAACGGGCCTTGAAACTTTACGAGACCCACGCAGCCCAAAACCACCTGAACTTGGGCGAGACCGTGGAACTCTGGACTACGCACGCCAGTCGCGACAGCTCAATGCTGTACGCAATAGCAGGCGCACTCTATCGGCAAGAAAAACACGCTCTGGGCTATACCACACTAGGGTCTCGCTTGATGAGAGCACCTGTGTCTCAGGCTGAGTGGCAATTGCTCGCGGACCTCGCGATCGCATCCAGCGATTGGGGCGCTGCGGCGGATGCCCTTCGTCTGATAGCCGTTAGATACAGCAGTTCGTGTCCGGTAGATACCCTGGACAAGGCACTTGACCTATATCAGAAATGCAAGGAGCGGGCCGACTCTGATTCGACAGTCCATTATCAGGAAGAAACTTCTTGA
- a CDS encoding capsular biosynthesis protein: MKRHLARHRLAVLLIAMPMLVAALYFTLMARDRFVSTAVLTVRSAGHDTPSLGGLSMLLSGTAGASIEDTRYLREYLHSLGLMHKLDARLQLRAHFESAHTDVLMRLGSGTGQEEMLDYWRQRVEVSLDETSGLLTLRVQGFDPTFAQQVNKALLAESEAFINHISQRIANEQLGFAKEELSRAAGQLALGQQALIAFQARHQMLDPLADAQATGARATELRSRLTRLEAELNTKQAFLNDDAADIVTLKAELAATRQQIGRETSSATTTRPNTNGTLSKLAIEFHGLKTQVTLAESAYKSALASVEATRIESSRKLKSLVVIEPPTHPEMAEFPRRLYDLATLLMACLIVFATVQLARATVQEHRD; this comes from the coding sequence ATGAAGCGACACCTCGCACGCCACCGGCTGGCCGTTCTGCTCATCGCCATGCCGATGCTGGTCGCTGCCCTGTATTTCACGCTGATGGCGCGCGACCGCTTTGTCAGCACGGCGGTGCTCACCGTGCGCAGCGCTGGCCACGACACGCCATCGCTGGGCGGTCTGTCGATGCTGCTGTCCGGCACGGCAGGTGCCTCCATCGAAGATACGCGCTACCTGCGCGAATATCTGCACTCGCTCGGCCTGATGCACAAGCTCGATGCCCGACTGCAACTCCGGGCGCACTTCGAATCCGCGCACACGGACGTGCTGATGCGCCTGGGCTCCGGCACGGGTCAGGAAGAGATGCTGGACTATTGGCGCCAGCGGGTCGAGGTGTCGCTGGACGAGACCAGCGGGCTGCTGACGCTCCGGGTCCAGGGCTTCGACCCGACCTTTGCCCAGCAGGTGAACAAGGCATTGCTCGCAGAATCCGAAGCCTTCATCAACCACATCTCGCAGCGCATCGCCAACGAACAACTTGGCTTTGCCAAGGAAGAACTCTCCCGCGCAGCGGGACAACTCGCGCTCGGGCAGCAAGCGCTGATCGCGTTCCAGGCCCGCCACCAGATGCTGGATCCGCTGGCGGATGCCCAGGCCACAGGCGCGCGAGCCACCGAACTGCGCAGCCGCCTGACCCGACTGGAAGCCGAACTCAACACCAAGCAGGCCTTCCTGAACGACGACGCCGCCGACATCGTCACCCTGAAGGCGGAACTGGCGGCCACCAGACAGCAGATCGGCCGAGAAACCAGCAGCGCCACGACCACCAGGCCGAACACGAACGGCACGCTCAGCAAGCTCGCCATCGAATTCCACGGCCTGAAGACCCAGGTCACGCTCGCGGAAAGTGCCTACAAGAGCGCACTCGCGTCGGTCGAGGCCACCCGCATCGAATCCAGCCGCAAGCTCAAGAGCCTGGTGGTGATCGAACCCCCGACCCATCCGGAGATGGCCGAGTTCCCGCGTCGCCTCTATGACCTGGCCACGCTGCTGATGGCCTGCCTGATCGTCTTCGCGACGGTGCAGCTCGCGCGGGCCACGGTCCAGGAACACCGCGATTGA
- a CDS encoding IS5 family transposase, protein MITPRTKPSSFFPEEAADDLFVVQQRKAKLEGYVQTLAAMDELIDFAAMAAAVDKACPRADRSKGGRPPYPTEALVRMVFLQGLYNLSDEQCEHQVLDRMSFQRFCRLDGALNIPDARTLWNFRQRLAEGGLGGRAIFEALSQQLQRHGFIPRGGQIVDASIVQAPITQANAREREALNKGEAPEGWSKKRLAHTDRDARWTQKHGKSYYGYKLHGNVDARYKLIRQMKITAANADDGQQLPDVLQVANTRKRLLADRGYDSAANRQTLQQHGLADGIARRAKPGQTAKVRLKQRNKTINRTRARVEHVFAALSQQGGKCVRAMTLARNALAITLQCAAYNARRLVWLVKSAGASAQPA, encoded by the coding sequence ATGATCACACCCCGCACCAAGCCATCGAGCTTCTTTCCTGAGGAGGCCGCGGACGACCTGTTCGTGGTGCAGCAGCGCAAGGCCAAGCTGGAGGGCTACGTACAGACGCTGGCGGCGATGGACGAACTGATCGACTTCGCAGCGATGGCCGCGGCGGTGGACAAGGCTTGCCCGCGTGCAGACCGCAGCAAGGGCGGACGCCCGCCGTACCCGACCGAGGCGCTGGTGCGCATGGTGTTCCTGCAAGGGCTGTACAACCTGTCGGACGAGCAGTGCGAGCACCAGGTGCTCGACAGGATGAGCTTCCAGCGGTTCTGCCGGCTGGACGGCGCGCTGAACATTCCGGACGCACGCACGCTGTGGAACTTCCGGCAGCGGCTGGCCGAAGGCGGGCTGGGAGGCCGGGCGATTTTCGAGGCGTTGAGCCAGCAGTTGCAGCGGCACGGCTTCATCCCGAGGGGCGGGCAGATCGTGGACGCCAGCATCGTGCAGGCGCCGATCACGCAGGCCAACGCCCGGGAGCGCGAGGCGCTGAACAAGGGGGAGGCGCCCGAGGGCTGGAGCAAGAAGCGCCTGGCGCACACCGACCGGGACGCGCGCTGGACGCAAAAGCACGGCAAGTCGTACTACGGCTACAAGCTGCACGGCAACGTGGACGCACGCTACAAGCTGATCCGCCAGATGAAGATCACGGCGGCCAACGCGGACGACGGACAGCAACTGCCCGACGTGCTGCAGGTGGCGAACACGCGCAAGCGGCTGCTGGCCGACCGGGGCTACGACAGCGCGGCCAACCGTCAGACGCTGCAGCAGCACGGACTGGCCGACGGCATCGCACGTCGCGCCAAGCCAGGGCAGACGGCCAAGGTTCGGCTCAAGCAGCGCAACAAGACGATCAACCGCACGCGGGCACGGGTCGAGCACGTCTTTGCGGCGCTGAGCCAGCAGGGCGGCAAGTGCGTGCGGGCGATGACGCTGGCGCGCAATGCGCTGGCGATCACGCTGCAGTGCGCGGCCTACAACGCGCGCAGGCTGGTGTGGCTGGTCAAGAGCGCAGGTGCGTCCGCACAGCCCGCGTGA
- a CDS encoding polysaccharide biosynthesis/export family protein, whose amino-acid sequence MTQHTALSNASAHTRNQPHTWRQRVQATVVCAGLWTGSVVLAAEPAPLPTNPPVPVFGAQMFNGRFAGQSFSGFNPEYQIAPGDKVQVRLWGTFTLDTTQTVDAQGNIFLPSLGPVRVQGVRNGELGALIQNSVKRVYRASVYSYATLEAAQPVKVYVTGFVRQPGLYNGLSSDSVLHYLDQAGGIDAERGSYLAVDVLRHGRSHARIDLYRFLLEGRMEALQLHDGDTIFVAPRQSSVRVGGDVANAGIFEFRGADIPASQILAMAQAKATATHLSIVRQVGPERRSEHHPIAEAATVRIGNGDEVTLMSDKVPGTILVRIEGAHRGERSVVLPYGAKLSDAMALLRPAPQAQLEALQVFRKSIAARQRDMITLSLDKLETQVLTARSATSEEAALRAREAELVMKFTSRARNVEPKGQLVLPSLDSAAQTLLEDGDTLVLPERSSQVTVHGEVLFPLAIQHDPQRTVASYIGLAGGYTQNADTSRVLRMARNGTVVETRLDAVPLPGEELMVLPAAGAKNIEVTRGITQILYQIAVVARVALGL is encoded by the coding sequence ATGACCCAGCACACAGCTCTCTCCAACGCAAGCGCACACACGCGCAACCAGCCACACACCTGGCGCCAGCGGGTCCAGGCCACGGTGGTCTGCGCGGGTCTGTGGACGGGGTCGGTCGTGCTGGCCGCAGAACCCGCGCCGCTCCCGACCAACCCGCCCGTGCCGGTGTTCGGTGCGCAGATGTTCAATGGGCGTTTCGCCGGGCAGTCGTTTTCCGGCTTCAATCCGGAGTACCAGATCGCCCCAGGCGACAAGGTGCAGGTCCGCCTGTGGGGCACCTTCACGCTGGACACCACGCAGACAGTCGACGCCCAGGGCAACATCTTTCTGCCGAGCCTCGGCCCCGTGCGTGTCCAGGGTGTGCGCAACGGCGAGCTGGGCGCGCTGATCCAGAACAGCGTCAAGCGGGTCTACCGCGCCAGCGTCTACAGCTACGCGACGCTGGAAGCCGCGCAGCCGGTGAAGGTCTACGTGACCGGCTTCGTGCGGCAGCCCGGGCTCTACAACGGCCTGTCCTCGGACTCGGTGCTGCACTACCTCGATCAGGCCGGCGGCATCGATGCGGAACGGGGCAGCTACCTGGCCGTGGACGTGCTGCGCCATGGCCGGTCGCACGCCCGCATCGACCTCTACCGCTTCCTGCTCGAAGGCCGCATGGAGGCGCTCCAGCTCCACGATGGCGACACCATCTTCGTGGCGCCGCGTCAATCCAGCGTGCGGGTCGGTGGTGACGTCGCGAACGCCGGCATCTTCGAGTTCCGGGGGGCGGACATTCCGGCGAGCCAGATCCTGGCGATGGCACAAGCCAAGGCCACCGCCACCCATCTCTCCATCGTCCGCCAGGTCGGCCCCGAACGGCGCAGCGAGCACCACCCCATCGCCGAGGCCGCGACCGTGCGGATCGGCAATGGCGACGAGGTGACGCTGATGTCGGACAAGGTCCCCGGCACGATCCTGGTCCGCATCGAAGGCGCCCACCGCGGGGAACGCTCGGTGGTGCTGCCCTATGGTGCGAAGCTGTCTGATGCAATGGCCCTGCTGCGCCCGGCACCGCAGGCGCAGCTGGAGGCGCTGCAGGTGTTCCGGAAATCCATCGCGGCGCGGCAGCGGGACATGATCACGTTGTCGCTGGACAAGCTCGAAACCCAGGTGCTCACGGCACGCTCCGCCACCAGCGAGGAAGCGGCCTTGCGCGCCCGCGAAGCCGAGCTGGTCATGAAGTTCACCTCGCGCGCCCGCAACGTCGAGCCGAAGGGCCAGCTGGTGCTGCCCAGCCTGGACAGCGCCGCCCAGACCTTGCTGGAAGACGGTGACACGCTGGTCCTGCCCGAGCGCTCGTCGCAGGTCACGGTCCATGGCGAGGTGCTGTTTCCGCTGGCGATCCAGCACGACCCGCAACGCACCGTGGCCAGCTACATCGGCCTGGCCGGGGGCTACACGCAGAACGCGGACACCTCGCGCGTCCTGCGCATGGCACGCAATGGCACGGTGGTGGAGACGCGGCTGGATGCCGTGCCCCTGCCCGGTGAAGAGCTGATGGTGCTGCCCGCCGCGGGCGCCAAGAACATCGAGGTCACACGCGGGATCACGCAGATTCTTTATCAGATCGCGGTGGTGGCCAGAGTGGCCCTCGGCCTCTGA
- a CDS encoding ABC transporter ATP-binding protein gives MLDLIDITKSYPSRLGRRYIFRQFNLSIPTGCNAGLIGPNGAGKSTLMRLMGGLEHLDQGRIVTDRRVSWPIGLAGGFQGSLTGRDNVRFVCRIHAASAEEMREKVAFVQAFAEIGDAFDLPVKSYSSGMRSRLTFGVAMAFDFDLYLIDEVTAVGDAAFRKKSQDLLRERLERAQVVYTSHNMGEITRLCNAVVLLRPGQSPVFYEDVQEGIAAYQQMASAPQVRARHPEACPA, from the coding sequence ATGCTGGACCTGATCGACATCACCAAGAGCTACCCGAGCCGCCTCGGCCGGCGCTACATCTTTCGCCAGTTCAATCTGTCGATCCCCACGGGCTGCAACGCCGGTCTGATCGGCCCGAACGGCGCCGGCAAGTCCACGCTGATGCGCCTGATGGGCGGCCTGGAGCACCTGGACCAGGGTCGCATCGTCACGGATCGGCGGGTGTCGTGGCCGATCGGGCTGGCGGGCGGTTTCCAGGGCTCGCTGACAGGGCGCGACAACGTGCGCTTCGTCTGCCGCATCCATGCGGCATCGGCCGAGGAAATGCGCGAAAAGGTGGCGTTCGTGCAGGCGTTCGCCGAGATCGGCGACGCCTTCGATCTGCCAGTGAAAAGCTACTCGTCGGGCATGCGCTCGCGGCTGACCTTCGGCGTGGCCATGGCCTTCGACTTCGACTTGTACCTCATCGACGAGGTGACTGCGGTCGGGGACGCCGCCTTCCGCAAGAAAAGCCAGGACCTGCTGCGCGAACGACTGGAGCGCGCCCAGGTGGTCTACACCAGCCACAACATGGGCGAGATCACCCGGCTGTGCAACGCGGTGGTGCTGCTGCGCCCGGGCCAGTCGCCAGTGTTCTACGAGGACGTGCAGGAGGGCATCGCCGCCTACCAGCAAATGGCCTCCGCACCCCAGGTCCGCGCACGCCACCCGGAGGCCTGCCCCGCATGA
- a CDS encoding stealth family protein encodes MRKLKKFMRSPGIFLRDHLNKRYPQILNELGCAEDGEVALIAQDLDPDKGLPSRFPIDVVYTWVDGADPSWRERYAAHRPDHAASVAGGRDEARFRSHDELYFSVASVLENMPWVRRIHIVTDNQTPAWLKECRLCGDRIRIVDHRQIIDGQYLPTFNSHVIEAHLHRVPDLGEHFIYFNDDVLPARPLPAAHFFQSNGLASIFISKKSLSAMQSAGKETPTLAASRNARRLLQELHGGEVDSPLVHTYVPLRRSVLERLWADPVARPKIEAFLGNRTRGRNDLNMATFMAPWSAYFLGMSAPRTDICHYFNVRSPAAPSRYATLLRRQHGGSAPHSICLNDFQSTGNTVDGYDARLSDFLGTYFSSAVDQLKDAP; translated from the coding sequence ATGCGCAAACTCAAGAAATTCATGCGCTCTCCAGGGATATTCCTGCGCGACCACTTGAACAAACGCTATCCGCAAATCCTGAACGAATTGGGTTGCGCGGAAGATGGCGAAGTGGCGCTCATCGCGCAGGATCTGGATCCGGACAAGGGACTGCCTTCACGGTTTCCAATTGATGTGGTCTACACCTGGGTAGACGGCGCAGATCCGAGCTGGCGTGAACGGTATGCGGCCCACCGACCTGACCACGCAGCCTCCGTCGCTGGCGGACGAGATGAAGCCCGCTTTCGGTCCCACGACGAGCTGTATTTCTCGGTCGCCAGCGTTCTGGAAAATATGCCGTGGGTGCGTCGCATCCACATCGTTACCGACAACCAGACGCCGGCCTGGCTGAAAGAATGCAGGCTCTGCGGTGATCGCATCCGTATTGTTGACCACCGCCAGATCATTGACGGGCAGTACCTGCCGACCTTCAATTCGCACGTCATCGAAGCCCACCTGCATCGGGTACCAGACCTCGGCGAACATTTCATCTATTTCAATGATGACGTGCTGCCGGCCCGCCCCCTGCCAGCCGCCCACTTTTTCCAGTCGAACGGTCTGGCGTCGATCTTCATCTCGAAAAAATCGCTGTCAGCCATGCAGTCGGCGGGCAAGGAAACCCCGACACTCGCAGCCTCCCGCAACGCTCGCCGACTACTGCAGGAACTCCACGGCGGCGAAGTGGATTCACCGCTGGTTCACACCTATGTTCCGCTGCGGCGCAGCGTACTCGAGCGCCTGTGGGCCGATCCTGTGGCCCGCCCCAAGATCGAAGCATTTCTCGGGAACCGGACCCGTGGTCGCAACGATCTGAACATGGCAACTTTCATGGCCCCGTGGTCAGCCTACTTTCTGGGCATGTCCGCACCCCGAACCGACATCTGCCATTACTTCAATGTCAGGTCACCCGCGGCGCCCTCACGGTACGCCACTCTGCTTCGTCGGCAACACGGTGGGTCAGCCCCGCATTCGATATGCCTGAACGATTTCCAATCCACGGGAAATACCGTTGACGGCTATGACGCCCGCCTTTCAGATTTTCTCGGAACCTATTTCAGCTCGGCAGTTGATCAATTGAAGGACGCACCATGA